A window of Callospermophilus lateralis isolate mCalLat2 chromosome 13, mCalLat2.hap1, whole genome shotgun sequence contains these coding sequences:
- the Otud1 gene encoding OTU domain-containing protein 1 — protein sequence MQLYSSVCTHYPAGGPGPTAAAPAPPAAAAPFKVSLQPPGPASAAPEPETGECQPAAAAEPREAAAAPAAKMPAFSSCFEMVSGAAAPASAATAGPAGASCKPPLPPHYTSTAQITVRALGADRLLLHGPEPGSGAAASANPRGRCLLLAQAPGAPVPPRRGSSAWLLEELLRPDCPEPAGLDAAREGPDRNFRLSEHRQALAAAKYRGSAPPPGSPEPSPSPWGEEHRAERIPRGWERGGDRSDSPGADAARRLDLETEAPPARSSEVTQSSGAETVVVSRSDPRDEKLALYLAEVEKQDKYLRQRNKYRFHIIPDGNCLYRAVSKTVYGDQSLHRELREQTVHYIADHLEHFSPLIEGDVGEFIIAAAQDGAWAGYPELLAMGQMLNVNIHLTTGGRLESPTVSTMIHYLGPEDSLRPSIWLSWLSNGHYDAVFDHSYPNPEYDNWCKQTQVQRKRDEELAKSMAISLSKMYIEQNACS from the coding sequence ATGCAGCTCTACAGCAGCGTCTGCACTCACTACCCAGCTGGGGGACCGGGTCCCACGGCCGCAGCTCCCGCGCCGCCTGCCGCCGCCGCCCCATTCAAGGTCTCCCTTCAACCCCCGGGACCTGCCAGTGCCGCGCCAGAGCCCGAGACCGGTGAGTGCCAGCCCGCTGCGGCCGCCGAGCCCCGGGAAGCCGCCGCCGCCCCCGCCGCCAAGATGCCCGCCTTCTCCTCCTGCTTTGAGATGGTGTCCGGGGCCGCCGCCCCCGCCTCAGCAGCCACCGCCGGCCCGGCGGGCGCGTCCTGCAAGCCGCCGCTACCGCCGCACTACACGTCCACGGCGCAGATCACCGTGCGGGCCCTGGGCGCCGACCGGCTCCTGCTGCACGGGCCCGAACCGGGTTCCGGCGCCGCGGCCAGCGCCAACCCGCGCGGTCGCTGCCTCCTGCTGGCCCAGGCTCCAGGGGCCCCGGTGCCGCCGCGGCGAGGCTCCTCGGCCTGGCTCCTGGAGGAGCTGCTGAGGCCCGACTGTCCCGAGCCCGCGGGGCTGGACGCAGCCCGGGAGGGACCCGATAGAAACTTCCGACTGAGCGAGCACCGCCAGGCCCTGGCCGCAGCCAAGTACCGAGGCTCTGCGCCGCCCCCGGGGAGCCcggagcccagccccagcccgtgGGGCGAGGAACACCGAGCGGAGAGGATTCCCCGGGGGTGGGAGAGAGGTGGCGACCGCAGCGACTCTCCCGGGGCCGACGCGGCACGACGGCTGGACCTGGAGACCGAAGCTCCCCCTGCAAGGAGCAGCGAGGTGACCCAGAGTAGCGGAGCCGAGACGGTGGTGGTCTCCAGGTCGGATCCCAGAGATGAGAAGCTAGCCCTATACCTAGCCGAGGTGGAGAAGCAGGACAAGTACCTGCGACAGAGGAACAAGTACCGATTCCATATCATTCCCGACGGGAACTGCCTCTACCGAGCTGTCAGCAAGACCGTGTACGGGGATCAGAGTCTACACCGGGAGCTGAGGGAGCAGACGGTGCACTACATTGCCGATCATCTGGAGCACTTTAGCCCTCTGATTGAGGGCGACGTCGGGGAGTTTATCATCGCTGCTGCTCAGGATGGGGCATGGGCCGGGTACCCCGAATTGCTGGCTATGGGGCAGATGCTAAATGTGAATATACACTTAACTACTGGAGGGAGGTTGGAGAGCCCCACAGTATCAACCATGATTCACTATTTGGGCCCAGAGGATTCCCTAAGGCCTAGTATTTGGCTCAGCTGGCTCAGCAATGGACACTATGATGCAGTTTTTGATCACTCCTATCCTAACCCAGAGTATGACAATTGGTGCAAACAAACTCAAGTGCAAAGAAAACGCGATGAAGAACTTGCCAAATCCATGGCCAtatccctatccaagatgtatatTGAACAAAATGCATGCTCTTGA